The following are from one region of the Segatella oris genome:
- a CDS encoding pilus assembly protein N-terminal domain-containing protein, whose translation MKTKTIFKSMMMAVCCLGIVTLASCKDDKDDNKGLKFSVAKVEVAQGASAKVTIGNGTQPYTAKSTNEKLATVKVDKNMMTVTGVAVGKASIVVTDKNKKTGTLSVNVFAPVSFDKQTITVPAGKEGVVAIKSGKAPFTVNVKDKNIATAMEKDGKITVKGVKAGTTTITVMDKDKASGTFTVTVK comes from the coding sequence ATGAAAACAAAAACTATTTTCAAGTCAATGATGATGGCAGTATGCTGCCTTGGTATTGTAACATTAGCATCTTGCAAAGATGATAAGGATGACAACAAGGGGTTGAAGTTTAGTGTTGCTAAAGTGGAGGTTGCTCAAGGTGCTTCTGCCAAAGTCACCATTGGTAACGGAACACAGCCATACACGGCAAAGTCTACAAATGAGAAGCTTGCTACTGTCAAGGTTGATAAAAACATGATGACTGTTACGGGTGTGGCAGTAGGAAAAGCTTCCATTGTCGTTACGGATAAGAACAAAAAGACCGGCACGCTCTCTGTTAATGTGTTTGCTCCTGTGTCGTTTGATAAGCAGACGATAACTGTTCCTGCAGGTAAAGAGGGAGTGGTTGCCATCAAATCAGGCAAAGCTCCGTTTACAGTCAATGTGAAAGACAAGAACATTGCTACTGCCATGGAAAAGGATGGCAAGATTACTGTCAAAGGTGTTAAAGCCGGAACCACAACGATAACAGTTATGGATAAGGACAAAGCATCGGGCACATTCACTGTTACCGTGAAATAA
- a CDS encoding RNase H family protein → MNKESKPRPLKKEESTSLTGQNNPEKNAASLVSPPFGGAGGGSFPEVERNAWAVDAACSGNPGPMEYQAIDLQTGARVFHFGPMHGTNNIGEFLAIVHALALLDKQGDKEKVIYSDSYNAILWVHNKKCKTKLEHTPQTEALYQIVARAENWLRTHNIQTRIIKWETKKWGEIPADFGRK, encoded by the coding sequence ATGAATAAAGAAAGCAAACCCCGGCCCCTCAAAAAAGAGGAGAGTACCTCCTTAACGGGCCAAAACAACCCCGAAAAGAATGCTGCGAGTTTGGTCTCCCCTCCTTTCGGAGGGGCCGGGGGAGGCTCCTTTCCCGAAGTGGAACGCAACGCTTGGGCTGTTGATGCAGCCTGTTCTGGAAATCCAGGGCCAATGGAATACCAGGCCATTGACTTGCAGACAGGGGCGAGGGTGTTTCATTTCGGCCCCATGCATGGCACAAACAATATTGGAGAATTCCTTGCTATCGTCCACGCCTTGGCTTTACTCGACAAACAGGGCGATAAAGAAAAAGTGATCTATTCGGACAGCTATAATGCCATTCTGTGGGTGCACAACAAGAAATGCAAAACAAAATTAGAACATACACCACAGACTGAAGCACTCTATCAGATTGTTGCCCGCGCCGAAAACTGGCTACGCACACACAATATCCAAACCCGCATCATCAAATGGGAAACCAAAAAATGGGGAGAGATACCTGCCGACTTCGGTAGGAAATAA